A region of the Roseobacter denitrificans OCh 114 genome:
CGCCCTTGCGCCCGACGTCCTCTCCCGCGACGATGATTTCCTTATGTGCATGCATCAGATCCGCAAGCGCCCAGCTGATCAGCCGCCCCATGGGCTGCGGCTCTGTCATGGCGCGCATGTCGCTGCCAAACAATGTCTGGCGTTCGCTGGCATCCGGCCCGTTGCTTGGCACGACCTGCCGCGCGGGCGGGATCAGGCTGGCGGCGACGTCTTCGCGGGTTTTCAGGCGCGGCCGCGTCACCGCTTGCGCCGCGATACGTGTGCAGGCGGCGTCTGCCTCATTATAGATGGCGAGCGCGTCTTGCGGTGCGCAGGCCGCGCGCTCGTGCATCAGGCGGACGCTGTGCAACAGGGGGTCATTGGCTTCATCCGCCGCAATCGCCTGCGGGCTGCGATAGGTCGCCTCCACATCTGACCCGGCGTGCCCATAAAGACGCACGGTGCGCAGATGCAGAAACGCAGGCTTGCGGTGGCGCCGCACATATGCCGCCGCAGCCCCCGCAACAGCGAGGGTCTCGGTCATATCCAGACCATTGCAGGCGAAATAGCGCAGGCCCGGACGGTGCGCAAAATTGGCCGCGATCCACCCCTCGGGTGTTGGGGTGGAAATGCCGATGCCATTGTCTTCGCAGACCAGCAGCAGCGGCATGGGTACGGATTGATAACTGCTCCAGCAGGCGGCGTTGATTGCGCCCTGCGCCGTGGAATGATTGGCCGATGCATCGCCAAATGAACACATGACCACCGCATCATAGGGCAGCGTGGAATGGTCAGGTTTCAGACGACGCGCCAGACCAATCGAATAGGCGACCCCCATCGCCTTGGGCAGGTGGCTTGCAATCGTCGAGGTCTGCGGCGGGATGTTGAGCGTCTTGGAGCCCAAGACCTTGTGCCGCCCGCCAGAGATCGGATCATCGCGCGATGCGGCAAAGCTCAGCAGGATGTCCCATGCGGGTGTCTGCCCCGGCACCTGTGCCGCGCGCTGGATCTGAAAAGCGGCGTCACGGTAGTGCAGAAAAGCCATGTCCGTGGGGCGCAGGCTTTCAGCAACCGCCGCCATGCCCTCGTGCCCGCTGGAGCCGATGGTGTAATACCCCTGCCCGGCCTTTTGCATCGCGCGGCTGGTCCTGTCGAGCTGGCGCGACAGGCATTGCGCGCGGAAAATCTCGACCATCTTTTCCGGTGACACATCGCGCCGCGCGGCGGGTCCTTGCGGGAAATCATGCGCTGCGACGCGTTTCAGAAAGGTCTCGTGAACGATCCCAGCACGATCCATCTTTTGATCCTCAGTTCGGGCTTCAGGCGGTTTTTGCCGCGCAGACCCTGCTGGGATTCGAGGCGATTGTCCATGCATGGCAGGTTCTGAAAACAGCGCTTTGAGCAGGCCAACGCATCAATGGGCGGTGGCCCCCACACCTTTCAGTGCAACCAGCGCCGTTTTGGCCAGTTCAACCCCACGGTCGATGTTCAGGTCCTCGAACATGCGCTGTGTGACGGCATAGGCCTCGGCTGCGTCCTGATGGTCGCCCTTGGCAGCGAGGACGTGCCCGTTGACCAGATTGGACCATGCCAGATCGCATTTGCACTGTCGTTCGGTCTGAATCTGAATGGCCGAGGCAATCGACGCCTGCGCGGCAGAAATATCCGGCGCACTGCTTGCGATCTGCACCTCGGTGGCCACGCGCAAGGCGATGGAGCGCGGCCAGGTTTCACCACTTTCCGTCGCTGTCACGACCGCCGCCTCGCTCAGCCGCAGGGCTGTATTCGTATCCCCCTTGGACAACAGGGCCTTGGCCAGAAACGCCTCGAAAGCACCACGGTGAAAGGATGTCCCGAGCGTGCTGCCAAGCTCAAGGCATTGCTCAAGATGGTTGCGCGCTGCGACGATCTCTCCGGCGACAAGACAGGCCTCCCCACGCCATCCCAACGTCAGGTATTTGCGGAACACATCACCGGACTGCTCGCAGATATACAGGCTTTGTTCGAAATCGGGCGTCGCATCAGACAGACGCCCGAACCACCCGTTGACAAGCCCGCGAAACATCAGACAGGCGGCTTCGGTCGGCAGATGTCCAAGTTCATGGGCCAGTTCAACACCGTGATTGGCCGCATCCATCGCCTTTTGGTACTCCCCATGTTGCGCCAGCGCAAAGGCGAGCACGCCCGCTACGGCAGCCTCTTCGATGTGATCACCCACATCATGCATCTGGCGCACGCTTTGCGAGGCATAGTTGATCGCCGCGACAGGTTCGCCAAGCAGGCAGTGCACCCGGGCCAGCAGGTTCACCGGCCCGGTCTTCATCCGTTCGTCGCTATCCCCCAGCTTTTCGGCCAGTTCCAGCGCCTGGCGCGCCAGATCCGCGGCCAGCGCAAACCGGCCCAGCACGTAATATGTGCGCCCCGTCCAGTATTGAATCTGACACAGGCGAATCTTGTGATCGATTTTTTCGGCAAGCGCGCGCGCCATGCCAAGATTGCCGAGGTTGCGTTCGAACTGGTCGCGCGATGAGGCGACATTGGCAAGCTTCAGGATCGCACGGATTTGCAGCTTTGCGGAAGCTTCATCGGAGGGCACGGATTTGGCCATGTCCAGCGCAGACTGGTAATGCGCGGATGCTTCGGTGGAAGCATATCGCGCCGCGGCCGCATCCCCGGCGTGAAAACTGAAGGGGATCGCCTTTTCCACGTCCCCCGCCGCCTTGTAGTGATAGGACAAAACTTCCGGGCTGCGCTCGCTGACCTGCGGGAAGCGTTGCTCCAGAATCTCCGCGATGTCCAGATGAAGCTGGCGCCGCTTGCTGTGCAGCAGGCCTTGATAGGCCGCATCCTTGATCAGCGCATGTTTGAACTCATAGACGACCTCGGGGGCCAACCCGCGCCGGTAGAGCAGTTCCGCATCCACAAGGCGCGTCAGGGCGCCATCCAATGCATCCTCGCTCTTCTGGGTAACAGCCAGCAGCAGCGCGTGCCCAAAGGTGCGCCCCAGCACCGAGGCAAGCTGTGCTGCCTCTTTCGCCGATCCAAGGTGGTCGAGCCGGGCCATCAGGGAATCCTGCAACGAATCCGGAATGGCCGTCGCGCCGAGCGGCCCGGTCAACTCGTAGCGCCCGTTCACAAGCTTCAGCAGGTCCATCTCAAGCACCAGCTTGGTCAACTCCTCGATAAACAGCGGCACGCCATCCGTCTTGGACCAGATATGATCCAGCACCTCATCGGGCAGCGGTCGCCCCCCGGTCACCCCCTCGATCAACTCGATGCTTTCAGGTCGGCTGAGGTGGCGCAGACGCAGCATCGTCAAATGCGGCTGCTTGCTCCAGGGGGGGTCGAAATCAGCGCGGAACGCAGGCACAACGAGAATGCGCGATGTGCGCACATGCTCGACCAGAAGCCCCAGAAACTCGCGGGTCGAATGGTCGGCCCACTGCAAGTCTTCCACCAAGATCAGCAAGGGGGTCTGATCGGACAGCGCCTGAATGATCGACACAAGCGCCTTGAGTGTTTGTTTTTTCTGATCTTCCAGCGTCAGAACCGGTGCGTTGTAGCGCCCTGCGGCGGGCAAACTCAGCATCGCGGCCAGCAAGGAGCCGTATTCCGCCACATCAAACCCAAGCCCGGACAGATAGGCATCAAGCTTGTCGAGCATGGCCGATGGCGTGTTGTCCGCCTCCGCCTGCAGGGTACGTTCAAAGAAATCAATCAGCGGGTGAAACGGCGTGTCTTGCCGATAACTCGAACATACGAAACTGATCGCCGTGCAATTCTGCGCCAGAACCTGGGTCTGGAAATGCTGCAGGACGCGTGACTTGCCAACACCGGGTTCACCGGACACAAGCACGATCTGCCCATCCCCGCCCTTGGCCTGATCCCATCTGTTTACGAGGAGGCTCAGTTCCTCCTTGCGCCCCGCCATGGGGGTCAGGCCACGTTGCAGTTTAGCTTCAAAACTGCTGCGCGCCTCGGTGCTTTCGCACACCCGGAACACTTCGATCGGGTCAGAAATGCCTTTGAGGGTCTGCGCACCCAACGGCTCGCAGATAAACAGCCCTTCAACCAGACGATGGGTCCGCCGGCCGATGACAACCGTGCCCGGCTCCGCAAGAGACTGCAGCCGCGCGGCGATGTTGGGCGTATCCCCCACGATCGCCATCTTTTCGCGCTGCTCGCCCGCGCCGATATCTGCCGCAACAACAAGACCCGTGTTCACGCCGATGCGCACATTCAGGCAGACGTCCGGTGCGGAGAAATCCTTGTTCAGCGCCTCAACCGCCGAGATAATCGCAAGACCTGCGCGGATCGCCCGTTGCGGATCGTCTTCATGCGCCTGTGGGTATCCGAAATAGATCAGCAGCCCGTCGCCCATGAAATTCCCGATGAAACCGCCGAATTGTTCGACCACCTCGGCACAGGCCACCCGGTAGGCTGTCAGCAAGCCGGTCATCTCTTCGGGGTCCAACTGCTCGGAGATCACAGTCGAGCCGACAAGATCACAGAACATCACCGTAAGCTGGCGGCGGTCCCCTTCGAAGGCGTATGGTTTTGCCGGATCAGCCGGGGCTGGCCGGGGTGCCGGAACGGGCGCGGATTTGCTGTGCGAGATCGCGACCCCGCAGCCGCCACAAAACGCATCCTCC
Encoded here:
- a CDS encoding thiamine pyrophosphate-dependent enzyme, with product MDRAGIVHETFLKRVAAHDFPQGPAARRDVSPEKMVEIFRAQCLSRQLDRTSRAMQKAGQGYYTIGSSGHEGMAAVAESLRPTDMAFLHYRDAAFQIQRAAQVPGQTPAWDILLSFAASRDDPISGGRHKVLGSKTLNIPPQTSTIASHLPKAMGVAYSIGLARRLKPDHSTLPYDAVVMCSFGDASANHSTAQGAINAACWSSYQSVPMPLLLVCEDNGIGISTPTPEGWIAANFAHRPGLRYFACNGLDMTETLAVAGAAAAYVRRHRKPAFLHLRTVRLYGHAGSDVEATYRSPQAIAADEANDPLLHSVRLMHERAACAPQDALAIYNEADAACTRIAAQAVTRPRLKTREDVAASLIPPARQVVPSNGPDASERQTLFGSDMRAMTEPQPMGRLISWALADLMHAHKEIIVAGEDVGRKGGVYGATQKLQARFGPDRVIDTLLDEQSILGLALGLAHNGFIPIPEIQFLAYLHNAEDQLRGEAATLSFFSNGQFTNPMVLRIAGLGYQKGFGGHFHNDNSLAVLRDIPGLVIACPSNGADAAMMLREAVRLAREEQRVVVFIEPIALYPMRDLHVAGDGGWLHHYPAPDQRIALGDVGVAGDGTDIALVSYGNGRYLSEQAAAILVDQGIAARVVDIRWLAPQPDAAILAATQDCASVLIVDECRRTGSQSEALLSLFAESGRTRVARLTAEDCFIATGPAYAATLPSVEGIVSAALELAQGAS
- a CDS encoding adenylate/guanylate cyclase domain-containing protein encodes the protein MSIECLNCDTANRAGRRFCSSCGAALPVACASCGFSNEPEDAFCGGCGVAISHSKSAPVPAPRPAPADPAKPYAFEGDRRQLTVMFCDLVGSTVISEQLDPEEMTGLLTAYRVACAEVVEQFGGFIGNFMGDGLLIYFGYPQAHEDDPQRAIRAGLAIISAVEALNKDFSAPDVCLNVRIGVNTGLVVAADIGAGEQREKMAIVGDTPNIAARLQSLAEPGTVVIGRRTHRLVEGLFICEPLGAQTLKGISDPIEVFRVCESTEARSSFEAKLQRGLTPMAGRKEELSLLVNRWDQAKGGDGQIVLVSGEPGVGKSRVLQHFQTQVLAQNCTAISFVCSSYRQDTPFHPLIDFFERTLQAEADNTPSAMLDKLDAYLSGLGFDVAEYGSLLAAMLSLPAAGRYNAPVLTLEDQKKQTLKALVSIIQALSDQTPLLILVEDLQWADHSTREFLGLLVEHVRTSRILVVPAFRADFDPPWSKQPHLTMLRLRHLSRPESIELIEGVTGGRPLPDEVLDHIWSKTDGVPLFIEELTKLVLEMDLLKLVNGRYELTGPLGATAIPDSLQDSLMARLDHLGSAKEAAQLASVLGRTFGHALLLAVTQKSEDALDGALTRLVDAELLYRRGLAPEVVYEFKHALIKDAAYQGLLHSKRRQLHLDIAEILEQRFPQVSERSPEVLSYHYKAAGDVEKAIPFSFHAGDAAAARYASTEASAHYQSALDMAKSVPSDEASAKLQIRAILKLANVASSRDQFERNLGNLGMARALAEKIDHKIRLCQIQYWTGRTYYVLGRFALAADLARQALELAEKLGDSDERMKTGPVNLLARVHCLLGEPVAAINYASQSVRQMHDVGDHIEEAAVAGVLAFALAQHGEYQKAMDAANHGVELAHELGHLPTEAACLMFRGLVNGWFGRLSDATPDFEQSLYICEQSGDVFRKYLTLGWRGEACLVAGEIVAARNHLEQCLELGSTLGTSFHRGAFEAFLAKALLSKGDTNTALRLSEAAVVTATESGETWPRSIALRVATEVQIASSAPDISAAQASIASAIQIQTERQCKCDLAWSNLVNGHVLAAKGDHQDAAEAYAVTQRMFEDLNIDRGVELAKTALVALKGVGATAH